ggttaagaaacctagaggaaagtggcggatgtgtgtagaCTTCAAGGGTCTCAACAAGACATGCCCTTAGGATAGTTTCCCGCAACCCCGCATTGACCAGTTGGTTGACGCTACAGCAGGACATGAgttgctcagcatgatggacgccttctcaggatacaatcaaatcaagatgcaccctagTGACCAAGAGTTCACCACCTTCacaaccgacaagggcctatactgctacaatgtcattcCCTTCGGGTTGAAGAACCCTGGGTCAACATACCAGcagttgatgaacgccatgttcgcagaACAACTTGGCAAAATAatagaggtctacgtggacgacatgctagtcaagAGCATTAAGGCTAGCAGACACGTGGTaaacctcagaatcatattcgccatcCTCTTCACCTATGGTATGCGCTTCAATCCTGAAaagtgtttctttggcgtcaccgccagtaAGTTCTTGGGATACATGCATGATGAGTGAACGAGCCATagaggctaaccctgacaaggtgcaagccaccCTCAACATGAAGTCCCCGAAGTGGAAGGGGCACGTTTAGAGCCTCCAGAGCAAGCTAACagccctttctcggttcatctctAGACTCATCTACagatgcctcccatttttcaaggtTCTGAAGAGGACCTACAAGAAAGTAATTGACTGGACCCCAGATTGTGAGGCAGCATCCAAAAGCCTGAAAGAATActtggcggcagtcccacttcTCTCCATTCCTGTACAGGGTGAGATTCTCTACATCTACTTAGCGGTATCCttatcagcggtaagctgcgccattgtacCGCGAGAAGGATATGACTAGCTCCTGATATTCTACGCtggcagaggcatgaatgggGTGGAGACAAGATACACCCCTTGGAGCAGCTCGCTCTTGCACTCATTGTCGCCTCTAAATGTCTCCGCCAATACTTTCAATCTCATACAATCCATGTCTTGACAAACCAACAGCTGAAACAAgcaatgcagaaccctgaacattccgAGCGCCTtagtaagtgggccattgagctcagcgaatttgacattgAGTACAAGCCACAAATCGCTATGAATGGCCAGGCGGTGGctgacttcattgctgagctcacggAGCCACAAGGTGCACCCACCCTAGGGCCAGCAGAGGGCAACACAACCATAACAACCACTGAGCAGCCAGCTCCCAAACAACAGTCAGACTGGAGTCTTCACGTCGGTGGCTCCGCCAGCACCAAGCCATGTGCCACTGGAGTTATAGTGACGGGGCCAGGAGGGGTGAACGTGGAGTACGcgttaaaattcaatttcacagcctcaaacaacatggcggaatatgaagcGCACATTgcaggcttactcctcgccatagaCTTAGGTGCtaacagtgtcaacatattcagcgactcccagctaGTCATCAACCAAGTCAATGACAGTTTCCAAGCCAAAGACAAACATTTggcggcatacttgggatacgtcaagacactcctgagaaaattcaaattccacaccatcacacagatccccaaaGAAAAGAATGCCAAgactgattcactggcaagactcaCAAttgctcaaccacaccaaagtccagaggacacaagggtagagtgcCTTGACAAAACCCTAAACACCTAAACACCAAAACCCTaacggagattttcaacattgaagTCAACCCTAGCTGGATCGATGAAATCATCAAGTACAAGCTCAATGGGATGATGCCAACAGACAAGGTCCGGGCACTGCAACTCAAGCGGAGGGCAACTCACTATAATATcaagaatggcaagctttactgcCAAGGATTCACTCATCCTAACCTCCGGTGTCTAATCCCAGCAGAGGGAAAGGCCGTTCTAGCAATGATACACGCCGGTGAATATGAAAACCACTCCGGCGCTAGAtctttggccaatcgcacaatgccaCAAGGCTACCTCTAGCCCACGCTAAGGGACGATGCCAGAAAGGTTTTCAGATCCTACCACAAGTGTCAATAGTACGCTGACTTCCCCCATGCCCCGGCAGAACCTCTTTTGAtaatcatcggcccatggattagCTCCATGTGAGGCCTGGACCTACTTGGAGCAGGAAGTTAAGACGATGGTGTTGCGAAACGCTGCAACTGTCGATCTCACAGGTTAGGGAAACGCTGAGCATGAGATGGAAGTGCTATAGGACAACCAAGTGCTTTGGAAGTCTTCCTGGATGTATGTATTCACGTAGCCAGTGGCCAAGTAACCTTGCTAGCCACGTTGGTTGATGCGGGGACGTTCATCGAGGACGAGGAGGAGATGCACCTCTATCTATGGAATCATGGGCACTCCAAGGAGGAGATAGAGATCGCTGTTATCCACATAGTGGTGAGCATAAGGGCATGGATGCTGCTGCGGCACCACTTCGAACTTTACACAATAATCCTCCCAAGGGAGACCACAACCTTTGGGCCCTTCAAAAGGAGCAGCAAGATGCATGCTGACTATCTTACTGCCTTGCAAACCTACGACTTTGAGTGGAAGCTCAAGTTGGGGCAGCACGAGGATGTGCTTCATTGTTGGGTTACAACCTTGGACGAGAGCAGAGGTGCAAAGGCATGATGTGCGTGATCTAGCCGCTGCCTTGGTGGTGGCAGAACGCATGTCAGATTTAAAGGGGGCTACCAGCATGCATGCAGGGGCAGTTAGCGTGCATGGGGACACTATGGGCCTGCCTGAGAGTGTCCTAGGCGTACTTGGGGGTGCTGCCAAAACGCATGCAGGGTGTTCATGTTAAAAAAATAAGAGCTTAACAAGTGGTAGAGGTAGTTTGCAGCAGCCCAAGGCAGTTATTCATCAAAGAAAACTGCCATAACTGCCCATGGAATTGCCACTTAAGAGAGAAAACTACCCCTACGATGCTATTTTTGCCAAGGTaactgtacttacatgagcatttgccaagcctAATTCTAAAATGAGCTACGGTCATACTACCGCCAatggtaccaactcccaccaatgGAGTAACCTACGGAAAcatagccaagcaggctaccgcctgagcccctggctcacccccagatcactgctaatgcgccgccacgcgcctctCCAAGATAGCAtctgaagctccagaagctaagaactgaagcatatcagtcccacatcgaaaacatggaagatgtcagcctcttccccacctataaaaggttctctcctctctcctcatgaattacgcatttactacttacctactaacttaggcatcaaagAAGATAAGACCTCCCACCGCGgcctccctctgacgccctgtgtatttcatttgacagctATCGGGAGTTATGAGAATATcataagtagcggtccgcccacgggaccagcgttaaccaagATTTGGTCACCGccaaatcttagacattaacattaacCATTAGGCATAAGACTGCACCAAAATAGAAGCCACTGCAGCTTTACTAGCAGAAGAAAGCCCTTACAATCAAGAAGCCGAGCCGGAAATTAATCCGATGGTGTTGCGAAACGCTGCAACTGTCGATCCCACAGGTTGGGGAAACGTTGAGCATGAGATGGAAGTGCTAGAGGACAACCAAGTGCTTTGGAAGTCTTCGTGGATGTATGTATCCACGCAACCAGTGGCCAAGTAACCTTGCTAGCCACAGTGGTTGATGCGGGGACATTCATCGAGGACGAGGAGGAGATGCACCTCTATCTATGGAGTCATGGGCACTCCAATGAGGAGATAGAGATTGCTGCTATCCATATAGTGGTGAGCATAGGGGCAAAGATGTTGCTGGGGGGCCACTTCGAACTTTACACAATAATCCTCCCAAGGGAGACCACAACCTTTGGGCCCTTCAAGAGGAGCAGCAAGATGCATGCTGACTATTTGCTGCCTTGCAAACCTACGACTTTGAGTGGAAGATCAAGTTGGGGCAGCACGAGGAGGTAATTGAGCCGAGTCCATAACAAGAGGTCATCATAGACGACGATCTTAATGACTTGGCCGGACCTGTGCCTATGGCCGAGGAAGATGTCACCACCAACAACAATGAAGGCCAAGGTAGAGGTGGGGCAGATTTGGGAGAGATTGAAGTTGAGATGCTTGGATCTGGGGTGATTGGAGGTGATGAAGGTGGGGAGGTGGCCATTGAAGGCCACTCCTTGAAAAACTCGATGGAGGAAGTGAGGCTCAACCTTAAGGAGAACAAGGTTGAGGAGTTGGTAAAGACAAAGGCAGGAGGCCTTAGTGATTCTGCAAGTGAGGCGGAGTCAGCCAACGAGGGGCAACCAGGAGGTGCCAAGAAGTCTGCTTAAGGAGGGAGCATCAAGGAGGTTGACGAGGAGCAACCAAGCTAAGGATGCACATGCAGGTGCGACGATGAGGTCATGAGGACCACCAGAACCCTTTGGCAACCAGGGCGTTGCCAAGATCAAGTGGGGGAGGTTTGTTACACCCTTGAAGGTGCAAGGGGTGAAAGCATCAAGGTTAGGCATGTCTTGCACCAACCATGAGTGTTAAATGGCAGCAGGGTTGCCCAAAGGAAGACAAGACAAGGAAGTCCAATGTTCTAGCAGCTAGTCTTGCTAGGAACAAGGGTGTGCAGAGTGTTAGCCTCGCCAAGGCACAAGAGGTGCTGAGCGTTAGCCTTGCTAGCCAAGCATGCAGGCAGTAGGCAAAGCCAACACTTGTACCATCAACAGGCAAAGGGTTAGCCTCATCAAGAGCCTTGCTAAGCGTTGATGGCTGACAACCATCAGTAGGTAAGGAGTTAGCATTGCCGAGATAGACTCGCTGAGAACCTCGCTAAGCACTGATGGCAAGCCCATGCATTGAAGTAGGAAATGTATGGCCTGTATGGCGGACTGAAAGGGGCAGCACATAGTGAGGGGTAAGGATGACATCGCTGACAAGCATCTGCCAAGGCTGGGCAAGGCAGCAAGCAAGCAAGCAACAAGCACAAGATGCATGCCTGAGCAAGCAAGCTTATGCAAGGGCGATGTGAGTAGCGGTTAGCATAGGTTATTAGCTCATATCCAAATAAAGTTAGAGGAAGTTACCTATGGTAACTCCCCTTTGGATTAGGGGATGTCAACCACAAGATCGAGTAGTTAATCTATCTAATCCCTAGGCGGAGGGTGTCAACAGTTTCAGAAAAGAGTGCGTTCCTCCACACAATTACCTAGGGAAGTTAGGGTTGTCAACTTCTAAGTGTAGGCTGCCCTCAATAAATAGTCAAGTGTGTTAAGACTCCAAACGACATCCAATTTGGGAGACACAACTAAACTTAGGAGTGTATTGTGGAGATCCAAAACACAAGTTCATTTTGTTAAGTGTGAGTTAGTAAAAGGTTGGGATTTTTCGGTATTTATTGTGCATTATGGGTTGAGACTCTTATTCCTTATTAGTGTCCACTTGAGTGTGGGGTGGCAATAAAACACTTGAGTGAAAACCACATTTACTATGAGGTGTGCTTCACTGGTCTTATTGTCATATGGGGGGGGCGCATCAAGGCCCCATCACAGACTTGAGGGAAGCAAACAACATTCCCTATTCGAGAATGTGTCCGTGAATGTGGCTCGTTAACGAGCCACATTTCGCTCGCCTCCGCCAACGAAATGGTTCGTTAATACCTTCCATTTTCAGTTGTCTATACATGCAAAACGAGCTGCTAACATACCTTTAGTCAACGCGCTCTATACAATGACAATGATCTTTATGACACATTACGATCAAGATTCTCCTCTAGGAAAGAGTAAGGAACAGGTTAAAGCAGTCCACGACAGCCACTGATCAGGCAGTTAACCCCCGACACTTGACGCTAACTACCTAACACCACTACTTCAatgctcccctcatcaaacaatcaTCAGGCCACACATAGGTCTTTCTTagtcggggagtgggggactccctagggggcctagTAGGGGCCACACGAATGACAAAAGCGCTTGCTCAGAGAAGTCTATGATTGAAGGCGCACTCGCACTGATTATGCCAGACATGCTGCTGAGGCCTTGCTTTAGCGGCattaactccccaaccaagaaatcccacgttgactggggacttagaggacttgtacatacatagTACTGTCAGGCATAATCAGCAAAAAGGAGGTTCGCCTTTCGTTGGTAGGTTAGCCCAGCAAGGGCGACCTACGAAAATACCACAGGCTAAGTTGTCACTTGAGCCAAGCCTCAGGCTGAAACGTATTGTGACGCGCTGTGCAAAGTGTAAAGATGGCTTCTTAGAGAGGTCCAAAAACACCAAACTAAAGCATATCAATCCTTCATCGAAAACAAGACTGAGGCCTAACCTCACCTCACCTATAGAATGTCTATTCCTCTTTCTTCATtcattacgcatttaatacttacatACCTCTACTCTGctaacataaatacattgaccgACTTTAGCATCAGAGGAGCGAAGATCGCCAATTgcggtctcccctcttgacgcTGGTGTATTTTACTTGATAAGTGTCCAACTCTCACCTCACTATATCAGCTGAGACTTCAGACCCTTTGTCTCCGTTAACGGCATCTGACATCCTTCAAAATCCTAAGCATTAAAAGGTCTAAGACTATCCGCCAACGACGGGTCACAACATCCTAATGACAGTGATCTCCACGAGACATTGCAATCAAGGTTGTCCCCTAAAATAGAGTAAGGGACAGGTTAACTCAACCCATGATAGCTATTGATcgggcagttaaccccgacacTTAGGTActaaagattaggttcgctacctaatgTTTGCTGCTCTAATGCAAATCCTTTCACCAAACAATTATCCGGCCAAACTGAGGTCTTTCTTAGCTGGGAATGGTGGACTCCTTGAGGGGTTTAGCAGGGGCTCACCAGAAAGGGCAAAAAGCTTTTGCTCAGATAAAGTCTATAGTTGACGACGCCATCGCACTTATTATGCCCAATGAAGGGCCTAAGGTTACGCCTCAACGTcaataactccccaaccaagaaattCCTCCTTAATTGGGGACTTGTATATACAGGGAATTACCTGGGATAATTAGCATCGACTGGGAGTTGCCTCATATTATCAAAATGGCGAAGCTGGTGTGACCTTCGGGAACACCGCAGGCTAGGCTTTCACCCAAACCAAAACTCAAGCCAAACATGTTGTAACACGCCGTCATGCGCTGCACCAATGGAAAGTCTCGAAAACAGATAGTTGAAGAACATTAGTCTCATATCGGAAACAAAGTGACGGTCACCCTTCATTTCATCTATAAAatgtattctctctctctcttcattcattacGCATTTATTATCTGCATACCTATCGCtactctgtcaacataaatacattgactaacttaggcatcgaagaagCAAAGACCGCCAACCATGGTTTCCCTCTTAACGCTAGTGTATTTCAATTAACAAGTTGTGGCCTTACTTACCTCACCAAATCAACCGAGACTCTAAACCTGTGTCCGCGTTAACGGGATCAAACTTCCCCTGAatcttgagcattaacatcGAGTTGAGATGCATGCCCTATATGCCATTAAGATAGCGAATATGATGCGCAAGTTTTCAACGTGTATGCTAGCCTTGACGCTCTTGATGGGCATGTTGTCCATATATACGTCAATAATCTTGCCTAGGTGTTCTACAAACATTGCGTTCATCAGGCATTGGTACGTGGCCTCTGTATTCTTTAGGCCAAAAGGTATGACATTTTAGTAGTATaagcccttgtcggtggtgaacgTTGTGGGATTTCTGGTCGCTAGAATGCATTTTGATCTGGTTGTAGCAAGACTACGCATCCATCATGCTAAGTAGCTCATGGCCTGCCTTTACGTTAACTAGTTGGTCAACGCGTGGAAGTTGTCCTTAGGGCATAGAAGACATATGAAACTCATACTGCACTAAAGAAATCTACTTAGTGCCTTGAAAAGTAAACATGTGAACTGTAAATAATACACATGAAGCATTGTGGCTTTGGAAGCTTGATAATCAAAAGTAGTATAAAATATGTATATTTATGATATTAATATGTTTTTATGatgcctaaaccctaaaccctataaGCAATGATAAATGAAAATATTAAGTCTTTTTGTaaatgttattattatttttttttgggaatgaACTGAAAATGTGAAATTTGCCCAAAAACTTGGGTGCTAGAGTAAGGATTTTCACTCAAATTGTACCAATTTTGAAATGAGAGTCAAAACacaattttattgaaaaaatgACTTTTATGAGATTCATGGAAGACATTCGAAACTCATCTCAATTCAGTGCTTTGAAAAGTAAACACGTGAACTATTAAGTTTCATTTATAAAGTATTGTGGGCTTTGAGATCGATAATCATAATTAGCATAACcatatttataatattatttaatTGAATATTAGTTAAGTTTATTTGATAATATTCTTCTTCAGTGTCGAAGAGCatgtcgatatgagttcgtagACATGCGACATGCTAAATTCTGACATCTTATGGAAGAGTTTTGGTCTATAGAAGTTTGAggattaaagtttaggggttgGGGTGATTTAGACATTCGAAATGTTAAAGggcacgtcgatacgagttcgtagatATGCGGCACGCTTTATTCTGAGATCGTATGAGAgagttatgtttttttttgtggtttaggggttagggtttagggtttaggggttagGGTTGTACAAGACCTCCGAATTATGGAAGGgcacatcgatacgagttcgtagacatgcaGCACGCTTTATTCCGAGATCGTATGAGAGAGTTGTGTATAAAGTGGTTtaggggttagggtttagggtttagggtttagggtttggggtTTAGACCTCTGATTGTCGaagagcacgtcgatacgagttcgtagacatgcggCACGCTTGATTCCGAGAATGTGTTTAGGGTTtactagggtttagggtttagggtttagggtttagggtttagggtttagggtttaggtagggtttagggtttagggtttagggtttagggtttagggtttagggtttagggtttagggtttaggggtttagggtttagggtttagggtttagggttttttaggtttaggtttagggtttagggtttagggtttagggttttttagggtttagggtttagggtttagggtttagggtttagggtttagggtttagggttttttagggtttagggtttagggggtttagggtttagggtttagggtttagggtttagggtttagggtttagggtttagggtttagggtttagggtttagggtttagggggtttagggtttagggtttagggtttagggtttagggtttagggtttagggtttagggttttagggtttagggttttttagggtttagggtttagggtttagggtttagggtttagggtaggGTTtagggggtttagggtttagggtttagggtttagggtttagggtttagggtttagggtttagggtttagggtttagggtttagggtttagggttttagggtttagggtttagggtttagggtttagggtttagggtttagggttagggtttagggtttagggtttagggtttagggtttagggtttagggttttagggtttagggtttagggtttagggtttagggtttagggtttagggtttaggtttaggtttagggtttagggtttagggtttagggtttagggtttagggttttagggtttagggtttaggtttagggtttagggtttagggtttagggtttagggtttaggtttagggtttaggttttttagggtttagggtttagggtttagggt
This portion of the Rosa chinensis cultivar Old Blush chromosome 1, RchiOBHm-V2, whole genome shotgun sequence genome encodes:
- the LOC112173002 gene encoding uncharacterized protein LOC112173002 — encoded protein: MHPSDQEFTTFTTDKGLYCYNVIPFGLKNPGSTYQQLMNAMFAEQLGKIIEVYVDDMLVKSIKASRHVVNLRIIFAILFTYGMRFNPEKCFFGVTATSKSLKEYLAAVPLLSIPVQGEILYIYLAVSLSARHEWGGDKIHPLEQLALALIVASKCLRQYFQSHTIHVLTNQQLKQAMQNPEHSERLSKWAIELSEFDIEYKPQIAMNGQAVADFIAELTEPQGAPTLGPAEGNTTITTTEQPAPKQQSDWSLHVGGSASTKPCATGVIVTGPGGVNVEYALKFNFTASNNMAEYEAHIAGLLLAIDLGANSVNIFSDSQLVINQVNDINPSWIDEIIKYKLNGMMPTDKVRALQLKRRATHYNIKNGKLYCQGFTHPNLRCLIPAEGKAVLAMIHAGEYENHSGARSLANRTMPQGYL